The following proteins come from a genomic window of Megalobrama amblycephala isolate DHTTF-2021 linkage group LG1, ASM1881202v1, whole genome shotgun sequence:
- the LOC125244799 gene encoding uncharacterized protein LOC125244799 isoform X1, which produces MHQCCLGVMRKLIVLWLRGNLRTRLSSGQVREISSRLLGLRPFMPDLFARKPRGLEDIDRWKATELRQFALYTGKIVLKGVLSDELYEHFMLFTVALAILVCPQLVKQYTSFASDLLVHFVEEGRKLYGDEFLVYNVHSMVHLASDAHAYGGLDECSAFPFENYLHQLKRLVRSGRNPLSQIIRRLGEIDKHREELNNKPAAVLKTQKPNNVFVLSDLQCCEVVSVVDATGKVDRMVLCRVYDNPEPLFMQPCDSRLIGAYKAQVRHTRMKQLSQRLLVRKAFLIADYFNDVFNTFLDFE; this is translated from the coding sequence ATGCATCAGTGCTGTCTTGGAGTGATGCGAAAACTGATTGTTTTGTGGTTGCGTGGAAATCTTAGAACCAGATTATCTTCTGGCCAAGTAAGGGAGATCAGTTCCAGGCTTCTTGGTTTGAGACCATTCATGCCAGACCTTTTTGCAAGGAAGCCACGTGGCCTAGAAGACATTGACCGGTGGAAAGCTACTGAACTGCGACAGTTTGCGCTTTACACAGGCAAAATTGTGCTGAAAGGTGTTCTCTCTGATGAACTCTATGAACATTTTATGCTGTTCACTGTGGCTTTGGCCATCCTAGTGTGCCCACAACTAGTGAAACAGTACACCTCTTTTGCATCAGATCTGTTGGTTCACTTTGTAGAGGAAGGCAGAAAGTTGTATGGGGATGAGTTCCTTGTGTACAATGTGCACTCTATGGTTCACCTTGCTTCTGATGCACATGCATACGGTGGGCTAGATGAGTGTAGTGCTTTTCCCTTTGAAAATTACCTGCACCAGCTGAAGAGGCTAGTACGCTCAGGTAGAAACCCTCTGTCACAAATTATAAGACGTCTTGGTGAAATTGACAAGCACAGAGAGGAACTGAATAACAAGCCTGCAGCTGTGTTGAAAACACAAAAACCAAACAATGTCTTTGTTCTCAGTGACTTACAGTGTTGTGAGGTCGTTTCTGTGGTAGATGCTACAGGGAAAGTGGATAGAATGGTGCTTTGTCGTGTTTATGACAACCCTGAGCCGCTATTCATGCAGCCTTGTGACTCCAGGTTAATTGGTGCTTATAAGGCCCAAGTGAGGCACACCAGAATGAAACAATTGTCTCAAAGGCTATTGGTCAGAAAGGCATTTTTAATTGCTGACTactttaacgatgtctttaatacctttctggactttgAATGA